In Setaria viridis chromosome 5, Setaria_viridis_v4.0, whole genome shotgun sequence, the genomic stretch GGCAAGATTGAAGCAACATGCATGATGACAAACTTTGAACAAGGAGAATAGGGATTTTGGTAACCACAAGAtgttttatcttcttcttccatgcttaGTAGTCCagcacaatgctaagcatgggggaggccTTCTTGCACTTAAAAAGGGATGGTAACATCTCCATCAACCTTCTATTTGCCAACCAATTTTTCTAAATGCTTATGCATAATGCTTGAACCTTTGACTTGGTGAAACCTTTGTATTTCTCCCACGATAATAACATGGTTATTAGGAGGACAAACTAGATTTGTTTTATTTTCAATAATATGGCATCGCCATCTCATCAAGAAGTTTTGGAATGTCTTTGCTTTTGAAAAAATGATGAAAGTTGCAACTTTATTTTACCTACACGATATTATATATGACTTGACTAATTGCTCTCTATAATATGAACTTAAAATTGATTTAAATACCAGCTATTTTTTAGTAAGGAGGTTAAATGACTATATTCTAAATTCACAAACATTATGAttgctctttgatttaagtttaTCTATGACCTTATAACTTgtcctttaaaaaaaatgatccATATGTTATCTGCATTCATGAAGCTCTTGCAAGGTTCTATCATACCAATGCCTTTATATTAATTTCTATGGCTTGAGACGTAGAAGTGGTTATTCTTTTGTGTTGTCTTTGTTTTGCTGGCCTTTGTTGTTCATGCATTATGATTTTCTTTATTGGATATCCAACAAAGcccatatatattttttgtgaTCTTCCTTATACATAACCTATAAGATGAGTATGATTATGTTTTTGGAAGTCATTTTTATCACCCACTAGCAGAAATTTTTTACTTatttttcatgctcgaggacgagcatcatTCAAGCATGGGGGGAGAGTCAGTGTATTATCCCTAACAACTGCTGGTTAGATCAAAATTTGTTGTGACAAAATTTGAGAagtaaaggaaaataaagaaaagaaaaaaataaggaagaacaaaataaaaggGGGTAGGGGGGAGTTCCTCATCTTCCGCATCACTATGATTAGGCCGACATGGCTAGTATTTTGTAACATCATACTCATTATTTCTAACCATGTGCAATTCGATGACGAGAGCTTTATTTGTTCCTTGGGACTATTTTtttgccacttgcacatgtccaccaaaCTAAATTTTTGTGTTtcatctctctccctcaccaaattttattttacatggcctttttgacaagtcttagtAATTCCAATAGTTCTCTCTTAGTCTGACAATAtttcaaatataatattttGTTAGAATTATTTTTACGCACCAAACTCCACATGAGCtttccactttcatatatgagtaaGATAGGTTAAAAAATAATATAGTATAGGCTTGAGGGACTTGATGAGATGTAACACcctagttttatttttttagaattttaatttttttctaaaatttttataattaattagGTGTGTGTAATAATTTAGAAATAAatattattttctaaatttaaCAAATGAGTCATAGGTTATAAGAAAGTGTTTGTTCCATTCATGTTGAAATGCATAGTGTTTATTATGTGAAAAATAAATTTCTATTTCCCAAATTTGAATAGGTTTCGAAATAGGGTTTGAAATCTTGAGTATCGAAATTTCTAATTCCTCAAATCTTCTTGGACCAATTCTCAGTGCCATCTTACCCAACATAACACAACCTGACAATCTCATTCTGTCTCTCTCATGGGCTCAATTTCAATCTTAATCCCCCAAATATATATCTTTTCTTCACCTAAAAAAAAGACCTCAACCCAAGCCCAAATAACCCTATCCCATCCACTCTTTCACCAGCGAGTGGACCCCACCCGTCACCACTGTCCCACTAACCCCTTTCCCCTCCACTCTCCCTGCCTCGATCCTCCCCATGGCCCTTCTGCCTCCCTCTTCTCTGTAAAAACGAAGTGCCCAATGAATTATCAAGGAGCAACAACTCTTGTTGATCTTAGCCATCTATGGTGAAATATTATCCAGTCTAGCCTAATTATTCTGTCTCTGATGCAAAGAGAATACTGCAAATGGTTCACAACAAAATGCAATAACATTGACAGTAGTAGATATATATACATGGGCCTCATCAGCACGAATGTTTCGGTAGTGCAACAAGCCAGAGGTAGCAGTATTCACTATTCAGGGACCAAGGCATTCCCAGTATGTGAATTTTTAATTCAACCTACATCACAGACTTCGTTCTGGTTATTGAACTCCAATCATCTGCCGGTTGTATAATGTTGTGGTCATAAGAAAGTGTGGCTCTGATTCGTCTAGCTCCCGCATGCTAGGCAGTCCTCACGGTTGTTCAGAGAACAGATCATTTGTGCCATCTTGGCTTCCACATCATCCTCTGCAGGCTTGCCATTAGCCACCTGCATATGCAAGTGGTTTTTTTTAGTGAGTCGTGATTCAGTAAGTGTTTGGGAAAAGATTGTGAAAGAACTCAAGGGACAGAACATGTACCCCGTTCTCCTTCAGAAGTGTTGTATCGACTGTAAACTTGATCGCGTCAGCAGCTGCTCGTGTGCGTAGATAGTACATTCCAGTTTTCAGGCCCTGACATTGAGCAAGGTTAAAGAAACCATTGTTATAGGCTAAGTACGTATTGGTTGAAGATAATAATTGCTTTGATGAGTCAAGGCTAAATACCTTGGACCAAGCATGGAAGTGCAGGGATGTTAGCTTCCCAAAGTTGGGTTGCTCCATATGGACATTGAGGCTCTGGCTCTGGTCAATATAGCATCCACGGTCAACCGCCATGTCAACCAAAGTTTTCTGCTTGATCTCCCAAACAGTCCTGGTGCAATGATTGCATGGAAACTTTAGTGCTTGAGCAGTAATTGAATCTGGTAGAAAATAAGCATACAAGGTTGAATACAAACTTGTAGATTGCTTTAAGATCATCTGGGATTTCTGCCATCTTCTGGACAGAACCATCTTCATATATCATCTGATTTTTCAGAGCAGGAGTCCAAATGCCCATTTCAGTCAGATCATGAAGAAGGTGCTTGTTAACCACAACAAACTCGCCACTAGAAGAAAAACAGAAACATCAATATAAGCACATGTAAATCAGAATGTAAGCACTCCAAGAAGCATATTTCCTGACCTTAGAACCCGTCGACTGTATATGTTAGATGTGTAGGGTTCAAAGCACTCATTATTGCCAAGGATCTGACTAGTGGAAGCAGTGGGCATTGGAGCAACAAGAAGAGAGTTTCTGACTCCAACTTTAGAAATAGTCTCCCTTAGAGATGGCCAGTTCCATCTGTTAGATGGGACTACATTCCACATGTCAGGTTGGAGAATGCCCTACAAAGGGAGTGGGATAAGATAACATTTGATTAATTTTTAAGGTCAATGCACAAAAATTTGAGGGTAAAACTAAACATAAAACACTACAGTATCAATAATTAAAAAGAGAAATTTTGAAAAAGGAAACCTTGCTGACAGGGCTGCCTTCATATGTTTCATAAGGACCTTCTTTAGCGGCAAGTTCAGCAGAAGCTTTCAGAGAATGATAATAAATTGTTTCAAAAATGTCCTTATTCAACTGCTGAGCCTGAAAAAGATATTATTTGTTACACACCAGCTAAGTACAGAGGGCAATAAACTGCAAACGCTGAGCTGGGAAAAGTACCTCAGTTGAATCGAATGGCATGCCAAGTAATATGAAAGTATCTGCCAAGCCTTGAACACCTATGCCAATTGGCCTGTGACGCATATTTGATCTCTTTGCAGTCTCAACAGGATAGTAATTAATATCAATAATTTTGTTGAGATTGTAAGTGACAGTTGACGTAACCTGGCAAAATCAACAATGTATCAGAACACCCATTAACATAGGAAATAATCAAGGATACAAGACAAATAGGATCTGAACAAACCTCAGCTAGCTTCTCAAagtcaaaatatctattttttgaaTCACTGCTGCCCACAAGCTTAGATGGATGGGATTCTAAAGGAACACCCTATGAAAGAAGTTTATCATACAGCACATCAGAATACAACCTTCATGATTGAATTAGCTGAGACACTGACAAGAAATACCTTTTCCCTTACGAAGCGTGGCAAGGCAATAGATGCTAGGTTGCAGACAGCGGTTTCAGTAGGGCTCGTGAACTCAATTATCTCAGTGCACAAATTTGATGATTTTATTGTGCCCAGATTCTGCTGGTTACTCTTCCTATTGCACGTATCCTGAAGACAGTTAAGAACCATTATGGAGAATCCTTGTTGCCCAATAGTTGAAGCTGGCAAAATTTGCCAAAAGATTCACAAGTCCAGAAGCAGGTACATCTATTTGTATTGGTGGTTGCCAAACCTACCTTGTAAAGCATATATGGTGTACCAGTTTCTATCTGTGCCTTTAAAATGTCAAACCAGAGGCTCTGTGCTGGAACAACTTTCTTTGCCTTGCCCTGAAACCAGAAAGTAAGGTTACTAAAGTATGCCCCCATTTCACTATTTaatatactatatatacaaatacaaTTTTAGGCTTACTTCTCTCTCATATTTCTTGTACAAATTCTGAAACTCATCGCCCCAGCAATCAGCCAATCCTGGAGCTTCATTAGGGCAAAACAGTGACCATTCTCCGTTATTCTGGACTCTTTGCATGAACAGGTCAGGAACCCATAAAGCATAGAAAAGATCCCTTGCACGATGTTCCTCCTGTTAAATTATCATTCAGAATAGCAAGTCTTAGAAATTTGCAGGTCCATTCAGAATTTAGAAGGAATGGTTAAACAATGCTAGAGGCTTGAAGAGCAGAAAAAACATGCACATATTCCTTGACTAGAATGTTGGGAATCTATATCATGCAGAAAAAGACTAGTGTGCTATTTCTACAAGGCACTAACTTATaccaaaaaaataattgaacaACCATTTGTAAGGGCTCCCAGCACAGGTAAAGAAACAATTTTATGTGATGGAATCAGGatccctttggttgggctttcaaAGTGCTTTGGCTTTGaagaaaagccaaaagccaaccaaaggggtAACCCCGTACCCTTGACTTCAAAGAAAAGCTGCTTTTTCCTCTATACAAATCTCACAGCCACTCCCCCGCCATGCCATCCGTTATGTGCGTATCGGTTcgatttcttttttctcctgtCACCCCCTCCCTCTGGCTCGCTCATCTCTCGCCTCGTTCGTTTCCGCAGCGCTCTTTGGGCCGCAGCTAGGGTTTGTCCGGCAGCGGCCCTTGCCGGCAGTTGCCCCCTCCGGCCTCCCTCCACCCTCCTCCCAGGTGTCTACGCCCCTGTCCGCCCCAGCGCCCATGTCCACCTCCCTCGGTTCTCCTCCCAGGCGCACGCCTGtaggtgcggccggcggcgacggtacTAGCCAGCGGCGCCCCTAGACGGCGGCATCGACCCCCGCATGCCAGCCCCTGCATCCTCCCTCCGCCCTCCTCCAAGGAGATCTGTAAGTGACCAAATCAATCCTCCTTTCCTGTTAGTGACCAAAATCGATTGGATTTGAGTAGTAATCATTCGATTCATGTAGCGATCATTCGATTTGTGTTGCAATTGTTCCATTTGTGTAGCAACTAGTGGTTG encodes the following:
- the LOC117858470 gene encoding ribonucleoside-diphosphate reductase large subunit; translation: MYVVKRDGRQETVHFDKITARLKKLSYGLSQEHCDPVLVAQKVCAGVYKGVTTSQLDELAAETAAAMTASHPDYASLAARIAVSNLHKNTKKSFSETIKDMYMHFNERSGLMAPLVAEDVYEIIMKNAARLDSEIIYDRDFDYDYFGFKTLERSYLLKLGGKVVERPQHMLMRVSVGVHKEDIESAIKTYHLMSQRWFTHASPTLFNAGTPRPQLSSCFLICMKDDSIEGIYETLKECAVISKSAGGIGVSVHNIRATGSYIRGTNGTSNGIVPMLRVFNDTARYVDQGGGKRKGAFAVYLEPWHADIFEFLDLRKNHGKEEHRARDLFYALWVPDLFMQRVQNNGEWSLFCPNEAPGLADCWGDEFQNLYKKYEREGKAKKVVPAQSLWFDILKAQIETGTPYMLYKDTCNRKSNQQNLGTIKSSNLCTEIIEFTSPTETAVCNLASIALPRFVREKGVPLESHPSKLVGSSDSKNRYFDFEKLAEVTSTVTYNLNKIIDINYYPVETAKRSNMRHRPIGIGVQGLADTFILLGMPFDSTEAQQLNKDIFETIYYHSLKASAELAAKEGPYETYEGSPVSKGILQPDMWNVVPSNRWNWPSLRETISKVGVRNSLLVAPMPTASTSQILGNNECFEPYTSNIYSRRVLSGEFVVVNKHLLHDLTEMGIWTPALKNQMIYEDGSVQKMAEIPDDLKAIYKTVWEIKQKTLVDMAVDRGCYIDQSQSLNVHMEQPNFGKLTSLHFHAWSKGLKTGMYYLRTRAAADAIKFTVDTTLLKENGVANGKPAEDDVEAKMAQMICSLNNREDCLACGS